In Leifsonia sp. PS1209, the genomic stretch GGCGTGCCGGAGATGGCGATCGTCGCGGAGTCCCGTGCCCTCGCCAGCGAGCTCGGCGCGCTCGACACCTCGGTGTTCTTCAACAGCTCGTGGGTCGACTACGCCGACAGGCAGAACTACCTCACCGAGGCCGACGCGGGCGTCAGCACCCACTTCTCGCACGTCGAGACGACGTTCTCGTTCCGCACGCGCATCCTGGACTACCTGTGGGCAGGGTTGCCGATGGTCGTCACCGCCGGCGACCACTTCGCGCAGCTGGTCGAGGAGGAGAAGCTCGGCGTCGTGGTCCCGTCCGGAGACGTGGATGCGCTGACCGCCGCCCTCGAGACCGTGCTATACGACGAGAAGTTCATCGCGGCGGCCAAGCGCAACATCCAGCGGGTGCGCAAGCGCTACTTCTGGAGCGTGGTGCTCGCGCCGCTCGTCGACTTCGTCTCCGACCCCCGGCACGCGGCCGACCTGGTCGCGAAGGGTGTCGTCGGGACGGGCGGAGCGCCGCGCAAGGCGACGACCAGGCGCAAGAAGCACGGCGTGCGACACGATGTCGGCCTGTTCTTCCACTACATGAAGAACGGCGGGCCGGCCGTCGTCGTCAAGAAGGTGCGGAGCAGGCTGGGGAGACGCTGACCGTGACCCGTCCGGTCTCCGTCGCGCTCTGCACGTTCAACGGCGCGACATACATCCGCAGGCAGCTGGCGAGCGTGCTCGCCCAGACGGTGCCTCCGACGCAGCTGGTCGTCTCCGACGACGGCTCGACGGACGCGACCATCGCGATGGTCGAGGAGGAGCTGCGGGCGCACGAGGCGGCGACGGGCTGGAACCCAGAGGTGGTGCTGCTGCGCAACGAGACGCCGCTCGGGGTGACCGCGAACTTCGAGCAGGCGCTGCGCGCATCCACCGGCGAGCTGATCGCCCTGTGCGACCAGGACGACGAGTGGGAGCCGCGGAAGTTGGAGAAGCTGGTCGCGATGTTCGACGCGCGGCCGGGACTCGGCTTCCTGCACACCGATGCGCAGCTGATCGACGACGACGGAGCCCCGACGGGCGGCACGATCTTCGGAGTGCTCGAAGTGTCGGAGGAGGACAGGCAGGCCGTGCACTCCGGACGCGCGTTCTCGGTGTTCGTGCGCCGCAACATCGCCACGGGCGCCACGGCGATGGTGCACCGCGACCTGGTGGCGGCGTGCGCGCCGTTCCCCGCCGAGTGGGTGCACGACGAGTGGCTGGCCATCCAGGCCGCAGCACGCGACAGGCTCGACCTGAGCGAGGAGCCGCTGACGCGCTACCGGCGGCACGCCGCCAACCAGATCGGGGCGGGCGATCCGACCATCGGCCACAAGATCCGCCGCGTGCTCGGCGCCCGCGGTGACCGCAACCGGATGCTCGCCGCGCGCTCGCGCATCCTGGCGGACAGCCTGCGCGGTGCGGTCGACGTCGACTCGTCGAAGGTGGCGCTCGCCGAGGAGAAGGCGGCGTTCGAGACGACGCGGGCCGAGCTTCCGGCGAACAGGGTGAAACGGTTCGTGCCCGTGCTCCGGCTCGCGGCGGGCGGGGCGTACCCTCGCCTGGCGAGCCAGGGCTGGATGGATGTGGTCAGAGACCTGTTCCAGCCGGCGTGAGGCCGGCGGCGGGTGCGGTCTCTTCCGTAGGTTGCACGGCATTCACAGGTACAGCATCCACCGGCTCGACGTCGTCCTCCTCGGAGCGCGACCACGCGGAGACGTGCAGCAGCAGCGCCGCCGCCAGCACGAGCAGCACGGCGAACAGGGCCAGCCACAGCCAAGTGCCGCCCGGAGGCGTCCACGCGGACTGCCCGAACAGGTAGGTGCGCATCGAGCCGTTGGAGCCGACCGCGTAGCGGCGGAGCGTCGACTCGAAGGCCCAGAACTGCGCCCCGGCGGCGCCGACGGCCACGATCACCGCGATGCGCCGCCAGGCGTATGGCGCGCGCACGAACGCCGTGTCGCCGAGCAGCGCGGCGAGCCCGACGATGAGGCAGAGGAACAGCGGCAGGTTGTACCTGCCCTGCCAGATCATCCCTCCGCCGTGGATGTACGCGGCCTGCACCAGCGCGGGGCAGAGCAGGAAGGCGGCGACGAGCAGCCACGCGACCAACAGGCGGCGACGTCGCAGCACGACGACGGCGCCGACCACGATGGCCCCGATGGCGAGCCCCCAGAGGTAGAGCACCACATCCGGCGCAGGGGTGTCGAGCCAGCCGAACAGGCCGACGAGGCCCTGGCTGTATCCGACGGTCCCGATGAACACCTTCTGGAAGCCGACGAGTGGCGACGCGCCGATGCCCGGGAAGGAGAGCGCCTGATCCGGATGCTCGATGGCGTTGGCGAGCGAGTTGGTGCCGACGGTCCAGAGCCCAGCGGCGATGGTGCCGGCGGCGACGACGGCGATGAGCACGATGACGGCGCGTCGTTTGAGGAGCGCGACCAGCGCATCCCGGTCGGCGAGCAGCAGCAGAGGCACCACGAGCGCGAGCGCCACCCACAGCGGTGAGAGCCCGCGCGCGTTGACCGCGACGACGGCCCCGGCCATCACCACGACGGCCCGGCCGGTGAGCCGGGAGGCGTCGGGGGAGAGCGTGATCGCGAGCATCCCGCAGAAGACGGCGAGGGTCGCCGTCGCCTCCAGGGCGCTCGGGTTCACCGAGCCGCCGAGGAACAGCAGCATCGGCGTCACCGCAACGGCGAACGCCAGCAGCGGCAGCCTGCGGTTGCGCATCGTGGCCACGATGGCGAACGCGAGGGCGGCGAACAGCGTGGTCAGCAGGCCGCTCAGGATGCGCATGGCGTAGATCCCCGACGCATCGTGGAAGACCAGGGACGGGAGCCCGACGACGGCGTAGTAGAGCGGGTTGTACAGCCCGGCGGTGGTGGGGGCTTCGACGCTCTCCCACGGGTCGGCGCTCGGCGTGTACGCGCAGTTCGCCGTGACGGTCGGGTTGAACGCGAAACAGGTGACGGCGTGCGATTCGGCGATGTAGCGCGGCACCGTGACGATGTGGCCGGCAGGGGACGGCGTCCCGACGAGCTCGCCGCGCACGACGCTCGCGGCGCGCACGATGTGGGCCGGCTCATCCGGGGAGGCGGACGGCGGGGTGGCGAACACCCAGGCGGTCGTGAGCGCGAAGAGCACGGCCCACGCGACGAAGAACGGCTTCAGCGGGATGGAGCGGCGTCTCGGTGCCTGAGCGGCGGCGGGCGCGACCGTGCCGCTTCCCGCCTGTGGGTTTCCCATGAGGCAAAGGTATCGGACCGGACGGTCAGACCGCGGCAGGCTCCTCCGTCGGGGCGAGGCGCGCATCCACACGGGCCACCCGGTCGATGGACCGCAGCACCAGCCAGCCGGCCACCACGACCACCGCCGTGAGCACCAGGAGCCCCAGCAGGTTCCCGCCGGGCGGCGCCCAGGCCGGCGTGCCGAACAGGAACTGCTTGAGCGAGCCGATCGGGGTCACCGAGTATCGCCGCAGCGTGTTCTCGAAGGCGTAGACCTGCCCGAACGCCAGCACGATCACCACGAGCCAACCGAACCGCCGCCAGATCGCGGGGGCCCGTTCCACCCGGATGCGCCGGCCGAGCACGACCGAGAGTCCCACCAGCAGGCAGAGGAACAGCGGCATGTTGTATCTGCCCTGCCAGATGATGCCGCCTCCGGTGATGTACGCGGCCTGCACGATGGGCGGGAGCAGGATGAAGGCGCCGAACAGCACCCAGGCGAAGACGAGCATCCGGGAGCGGAGGAGCACGAGGGCGGCGGCGAGCAGGATGCCGACGAGGGCCGACCAGATGAAGAACACCTCGGGAGGGGCCGGCGTGTCGAGCCAGCCGAAGATGCCGATCAGGCCGTGGCTGTACTCAGTGGTGCGCACGAGGGTGATGAAGAAGCCGCTCAGCGGGTTGGTTCCGACGCCGAGGAAACTCTGCGGCGTCTGGTCCGGGTTCTCGACGGCGTTGTAGAGCGAGTTGGTCCCGACGGTCCAGGCCAGGGCGGCGATGGTCGCGAGCACGACGCCCGCCGCCGCGGCGATCACGGGCGGTCGCCGGAGCAGCGCGACGACCTGCCGCCACGGGACGAGCACGAACGGGATGAGGATGGCCAGCAGCACCCACAGCGGTGAGAGCCCGCGGGTGTTGACCGCGACCGCTCCACCGGCCAGCACGATCATCGCGCGCGACAGCAGCCGGGAGCGGTCAGGGTCGAGCACGGCCGCGATGATGCCGACGAAGACGGCGAGGGTGGCCGTGGCCTCGATGCCGTTCGGGTTCACCGAGCCGCCGAGGAAGAGCAGCATCGGGGTCACAGCGACGGCGAAGCCGAGCAGCGGGATGGCGCGGCGCCGCATCCCCCACAGGATCGAGAACGCGAGCGCAGCGAACAGCGAGGTGACGATGCCGCTGACGATGCGCATCGCGTAGATGCCGGAGGTGTCGTGCAGGAGCAGCGTCGGCCAGCCGACCAGCAGGTAGTACACCGGGTTGTAGAGCCCGGCGGTGGTGTACGAGGTGGTGAGGGCTCCGGGGTCGGTGAGTGGGGCGAGCCCGCACTCGGCCGGACGCTCCTGGTGGAAGGCGAAGCAGGTGTCCAGCTGGGTGCGCGCCACGTACGCGGGGACGGTGACCCGGTGGCCGTCCTTCGACGGCGTTCCGATGAACTGGCCGCGCGCGACGCTCGCCGCCTTGACGATGTGCGCAGGCTCGTCCGGGGATGCACCGATCGGGGTGGCGATCGCCCAGCTCGCGCAGAGGGCGGAGAGCAGCACCCAGACCACCAGGAAGGCGCGCCAGACCCTGGGCCGGTCGCCGGGGAGGGTGGATGGGCCGGCGGTCGGCATGCTGGCGGTGGTGCTCACCCTGCGCTACTCCTTTTCGTCGCTGAGTGCGGCGATGCGCTGCTCCAGCTCGGCGATCCGCAGCTCGTGCAGGGCGCTGCGCTCTGCGAGGGTGCGGGTCTTGCTCTCGAGGGTGGTCAGTTCGGAGCTGTGCTGGATGCAGACCAGGAACAGCACGGCGATGCTCACGAAGAACACCAGGTTCACCGGAGCCCCGACGCCGATCAGTCCGGCCGCCCAGTCCAGGATGGTCGGGAAGACGCCGATGATCAGCGCGAGCACACCGGCGATGAGCCACCAGATCGCGTGGCGTTCGCGCATCCGGCCGCGGCGCAGCATCTCGATCACCACAGCGAGGGTGAGGAGGGCGGCGAGGATTCCGAAGATGTAACTGGTGATCGACATGGTCAGGCCGTTGCCGTTTCCTTGATGGCGGTGCGGGGGCGCATGAGCGCGACGAGGAGGGCGATGAAGGCGCGGGCCAGGTAGACGGCCGCCTTGAGCGGGTTGTGCGACGGCTGGCCGCCTGCGCGGGGACGCATCGAGGTCGGCACCTGGGCGACGCGCAGACCGCCGCGGGCGGCGATCACCAGCGCCTCGATGGTGTCTCCGAGGTATTCGGCGGGAAAGGAGTGCGCGAACAGGGCGATGGCGCGCGGACCGGCGGCCTTGAAGCCGCTGGTGGTGTCGTTGAGGCGCGTCCGGACGACGCGGCTGAGGACGGTCGAGAGCACGTTCATGGCCCAGCGGCGCGGACCACGGACCTCGTAGTCGCCTTCGCCGGAGAAGCGGGCGCCGATCACCAGGTCTGCGCCGTCGAGGGCAGCGATCAGGGACGGCACGTTGCCAGGGTCGTGCTGACCGTCCGCGTCGATCTGCACGGCGACGGAGAAGCCGTTGTCCCTCGCGAACTGGTAGCCGAGGCGTAGTGCTCCGCCGACCCCCATGTTGAACGGCATGGATGCGACCAGGGCCCCCGCCTCCTTGGCGATGCGCGCCGTGTCGTCGGTCGAGCCGTCGTCGACGACGAGGCAGGTGACGCCGGGAAGTTTGGCGTAGACCTCGGCGACGACGGCTGCGACGGATGCCTCCTCGTTGAAGGCGGGCATCACGATCAGCGTCTGGGAGAGATCGAAGGGCATGGAAGTCAACGTACTAGATCGGTGTGGGCGTCAGAGCTGGTGCGACCGGCCGGTCGGGAGCTCGGCTGTCGGTTCGATATTCTCGCACGTCCTGCTGAGCGCCCTGATCAGGAACCAGACGGACAGCCCGGTCGCGACGGCGAACACGACGGCGACGGTCGGCCATCCGCCCGGCGGCTGCCACTGCGGCGCCCTGATCATGTCGATCCAGGTGAGGTTCGGCTGCAGCCCGGTGACGTACCGGCGGAGCATCCACAGGAACGCGGCGAGCTGGCCGATGCCGAGCAGCACGACGGACACGCGCATCACGGCGGTGAGCCGCCTGTCGGCGGCCGGCAGAGCGCGGTCGAGCCCGATCCCGGCGAGGATCGCGAGGAGCACGGCGGGTGCGATGGTGTACCTGCCCTGCCAGATGTATCCGGCGTCGTGGATGACCGCCGCCTGCGAGAACGGCGGCACGAACACGATGGCGAGGCCCAGCAGGAGCGCGCCGATCTTCACGGGGCGGGGGCCGAGAGTCGCGCCGAGCAGGATCACCATCCCGCCGATGCTCGCCCACACGGCCACGGAGAGCGCAGGCGCCGGGATCTCCAGCCAGCCGAACTGGGCGATCCAGCCGACCATGAAGCTGAACGTGTTGTCGATGGTGTTGGAGAATCCCTGCCACCAGCTGCTGCCGGCTCCCACGGGCGCGTACCCGGGCGTCAGCGACCGCGGCCGCAGGTAGAACAGGGTCGCCGCCACGGCGACGGCGCCGATCAGGACGATGCCCACCCAGGTCAGCCACGACCGGAACACCGTGCGCAGCACGTCCCGCCTGCCGAGCAGCAGCGCGATCACGAACGCGAGCGCCAGCCACAGCATCGCGATGCTCCTGGTGTTCACCAGCAGCAGGCTGACCACCACGATGCCCAGGATGCGCAGCACAAGCCACCGCCCGGCCGCCGGCGTTCCGAAGGTCAGCAGCAGCAGCGCGAACGCCGCGGCGGAGGCCGCGACCTCGATGCCGTTCGGGTTGAGCGTCCCGGAGAGGAACAGCACCATCGGGGTGACGCCCACCGCGAGGCCGCCGAGCGCCCAGCGGGAGCGGGGGAGGCTCTGCAGCGCCGTGAAGGCGAGCGCGAGCAGGGCGGAGCAGAGCAGCGCGTTCACGAGCCGCATCGCGTACAGCCCCTTCGCACCGTCGAGGAACGCGGTCGGCCAGCCGACGAGCACGTAGAAGACGGGCGTGTTCACGGTGGTCGACGTGTGGCCGGTGGTCGGCGCATCCGGGTTCTGGATGGGGGTGACGCAGGAGGCCGTGACGGCCACGTTCCTCTTGAAGCACGGCATGTGCGACTCGAGCTTCGCGAAGTAGGTGGAGACGGTCTGGTCGATGGTGCCGGGGATGGTCTTCGACTCCGGCCCCCAGAGCTCGCCGTGCGCTGCGGCGTTGGCGCGGATGGCGTGCGCAGGCTCGTCCGGGCTCGCGCCGGGAGGGGTGGCGATCGAGAAGCTCGCCATCAGGAGGAACAGCAGCCCGAAGGCGATGCCGAACACGGTCAGCGGGCGGCGAGCGGGGCGGATGTCCCCGTCGTGCTGGGTCATGCACCGTCCTGTCGTCGTCCGGATGGCCGATGGCCCGGTGGTGAGGTAGGTTCGGTTCTCGAACAACCGGGTTCCATCGGAGAGGAACACAGTGGACGATATCACCCGTCGCCCCGCGTCCCGCTGGTGGGTGGCCGGTGTGCTGCTCGTCTTCGTCGCGGCCGGGCTGGTCGTCGTCGGGGCCGGCTGGACCGTGTGGGTGCTCGCCGCTGCCGCCGCCCTCTGCCTGGCCACGGGCGTCGCCGCGTTCGCCGGCTGGAGCCTCGGCGTGGTCTCCGCCATCGCCGTCCCGCTCGCGGTCGAGGCGTACGGCATCCGGATCTTCCACAGGATCGGGCTCGGCGTCTTCACCGGCAACCTGCTCGTCCTGGTCGTGATCGCGCTGGCCGGGCTGGTGCTCGTCGCGCTGAGCGGCGACCGGATGCGCCTGCCGGGCAGAGCCGTCTGGTGGGGCGTCCTCCCCGCGGCCGTCGTGCCAGCGATGGTCGGGACGGTCTTCGCGATCCTGCCCGCCCTGCGCGACGGCAACGCGCTCTCCTGGGCGATGCGCAGCGACGCCGTCTGGAACCTGGTGTCCGCCCGCTTCCTGCTCGACGACCGCGGCCTGAACCCGTCGCTGCACCCGAACTCGTCGCCGATGACCGCCATCCTGCTCGCGGCCGGCATGGCGCCGGGCCGGGCCGGGGCGAAGACGACCGAGCTGTTCCACCACGACATCGCCGCGATGGCCGGGGTGTTCGCGCTCGCGACGGTCATCACGAGCCTGCTCGCCGGCCTGGTGGTCGCGCAGCTGGTGCGGCCGGAGCATCCGGTGTTCCGTGCGATCGGGGCCGTGCTCGGGTCTGCGCTGATCGCATCCTGGTTCGTGGCAGGCTTCTCGTTCGAGTTCGGCTTCTACAACGTAATGCCGACGGTCGCCTGCCTGCTCGGCAGCTGGCTCGCCTGGCGGGCAGCACCACGGGCTCCTGTGGTGGCCGTCGCGCTGCTGCTGGCGATGACGACAGCGCTGCTGGCGCTCTGGGCGTTCCTCGCCATCGTGCCGCTCGCGCTCGCCGCGGTGGCCGCCATCCGGCTCATCCTGCGCCGCCCCCGGTCGTTCGGGTGGCTGTCCTGGACGATCCTCGCCGTCGCGGGCGCCCAGCTGCTGGTGTATGCCGTGCTGGTCTCCCTGCGCGACCTGCGCCGCGACCAGGGCGAGCTGGCCCAGGGCGGCTCGATGGCACCGGTGACACCTGCGCTGCTGTTCATCCTGATCGGCCTGGCGGTGGCGATCACCGCGGTCACCGCCCACACGGCGGGAGGACGCGCCGACCTCACCGGCGTCGTCACGGTGTCCGCCGCGCTCGCCGGGCTGTACGCCTACCTCGGGACGCAGGTGCAGGCCGACGCGTACTGGTGGGGCTACTACCCGGCGAAACTCGTCTGGTTCGGCGGCATCCTGCTGCTGGTGGTGGTGATCGGCCTCGCGCTCGACCGGCTCTCGCGGGTCGACCTCGCCGTATGGCCCCGGGTGGCGGCGACGGCGGGCGTGCTCATCGCCGTCGTCGCGATCGCGGCCAGTGTGCTGCCCAAACCGCCGACGCTCGGCGCACTGGTGCCGTACGGCGACATCCTCGCGGGGGAGGGTGTCGCCTCCGGAGACGACGTGCTCCCGGCGATGTTCGCCCTCGACGACCCGACCGACGCCAAGAACATGCTCGTCGGCTATTACGACTGGAAGGCCGACGGCTTCGCCAACCTCTGGCTCCTCGGAGCATCGGCGACCAGCGGCACCGACCCGATCCGCCCGTATTCGTACTACCTGGACGTCCGCTCGCTGAAAGACGTCTGCTCGGCGGTGAAGGCGTGGGACGGCGGCGTGACGATCCGCACGAGGGACGAGACGCTGCGGGCGAAGCTCGCGGCGACCTGCCCCGGCCTGGATGCGACGGTGCTGGTGGGGCGCATCCCGGTCAGCGGGTGAGGTCGGCTACTCCGACGGACCCCGCAGCGCGTTCACGATGAGCACGACGGCGAGCGTGGCGACGGCGATGATGCCGCCGAGATTGAGGAACGGCCCTCCACGGTTCGCGCCGGAGTGGTCGCTGAGATTGAGGACGATGCCGACGATCGTCAGAATCGCGGCGGCAGCCAGGGGGATGAACCCGAACCGATTGCGGCGCAGCATCGACCTGCTCATTGGGCCCAGCAGACGAACCCGGCGAGGGCGAGCTCCACGCCTGTGCCATTCCGGGAGCACTGTTCGATCGACCAGGCCGAGTAGTTCCCGATTGCACCCCCGAGAGCTATCGCGCCTCCCGCTATCGCACCGATGCCGCTCAGGCCGCCGATCGCTGCGGCGATGTACGCGGCGTTCGCTCCGCCTTGGAGTGCGGTGACCACTGTGGGCGTCACGCACGAGTTCAGCCGGACATGCGTGCCCCAGATGTCGATCCATACCCGGGACTCGCCCCGGCACGCGGCACGGCTGGCGTGCGTGGGGAACGAGCGCGGGCCGGCATTGACCACGATTCCTCCGGTGTCGGCGACACCCTCGGCCCAGCTGGTGGCGATGTCGTTCGGAACGCCGGCGTCGATGGCCAGCGCGAAGTCGAAGGTTCGCTGTCCGTCGATGGATCTGTCGGCGGCCAGCAGGCCGTCTGCGCTGCTCAGCAGTCGCGCGTACTCTCCTTGGACCGCGGGCGACCATTCTGCGTGATCGCCCGCGGCGAGGTCGATGTGTGCGCTGACTTCACTCGCCTGCGCGGGGCTTCCGATGCCGATCACGGCGAGGGTGGCTGCTGCGGCGATCGCGATAGCGGTGAGAGGAGATTTCATGCGGCTTCCGTTCCTGGCGTTGGGCCTCGTTGCCCACTACAGCCAGGTTAGCCATCCGGTTACGCGTTAGATATCAATGTCAGCCAACATACTGACATCAACTCCGCCACCCTAGAAACACGTGCCGCAGCAGCGCCCGCAGGCCGGCCCCGTCGCGCTTCGCGAGCGCCGACGGTAGCTTGGTCGCCGCGTTCAGCCGCGACGACCAGTGGGCGGACGCGACGCGCGCCGCCCTGCGCCAGCCGTGCCGCCGCAGCACAGCCGCCTTCGTGAGGAAGAAGGCGCGCTCCTCGTCGAAGCGGGTGCCGTCCTGCGCCGTCCAGGAGGAGACGCTGCCCGCGTGCCTCCGGTAACGGAACTCGTGGTCGGGCAGCAGCACCAGGCTGCCGCCGTCGAGCACGATGTCGATCTGCAGGTTGAGGTCGAGCACGACGTCGAAGTCGGGGTCGAAGCCGTGGCGGCGCACCGCCTCCGTTCGCCAGCAGATCGACGGGAAGTATGTCCAGTTGCCGCGCAGCAGACTCACCGCGAGCGCTTCCCCGCTGAGCTCGGCCGGCGCGCTGTGGGTGGGACGGTACCAGCCCTTGACCCGGTCGGCGAGGGGGAGCGTCTCGCGACCGTCGTCGCCGATCACGGTCACCGCCGGCTGGAAGTATGCGCCCGCGGGATGCGCGGCGATGGCGGCGCGCATCCTGGCGATGTAGCCGGGCTCCAGCAGGTCGTCGCAGCCCATCAGGACGAAGTGCTCACTCGTCACCAGCTGCACCGACTTGGTGAAGTTGCCGCTCACGCCGAGGTTCGTCTCGTTGCGCAGATAGTGGATGCGCGGATCGCCGAGCGCGCTCACCCACTCGCCGGGCTCCGTGTCCGGGTACACGTCGTCGATCACGACGAGACGCCAGTCGTCGTCCGTCTGGGCGATGACGCTGTGGACGGCGTCGCGGAACAGCTGGGGATCGCCGTAGAACGGCATCATGATGTCGATGGTCACGGTGGAGGTTTTCGTCCGCTCGGAGCTTTTCGTCGTATGGTTGGCCTGCCGCGCCCGAGGCGCAGAGCATCCATCCTGTCATGCCACCCCTGGAGTCTCCCATCACCAGCTATGAGCCGCTCAACGAGCCGATTCCCGACGAGTGGGAGACGCAGCCGGCGGGGTCGGGCGGGCGTTCGTCCGTCGTCCTGATCCTCGGTGCGACCGTCGTGTCCGGACTCGCAGGATACGTGGTCACCTGGCGCGTGTTCACCTCGGTGGGCGCCGCGGGCTACGGCGTGTTCTCGGTGTTCTGGTCCGCGCTGTTCCTGGTGGTCGGCATCCTGTTCGGGCTTCAGCAGGAGTCGACGCGTGCCGTGGCGCAGACCGCCGTGCAGGCCGTGGATGCGGGCGCCGGCCGAATGGGCGCAGGAGCGGCCGCCGCGATCCGCCGCACCTCCATGTGGTCGTTCGCCGCGATGGTCGCCGTCGTCGTCGTGATCGCCGTGCTGGCGACCAGCCTGCTCTGGGCGACGCCGAGCCTGGGCGCGCAGAACGCCGGTCTCGCCTGGTTCGTCGCGTTCGGCGCCGGCCTCAACTGCCTGGTGGCCGCCGCATCCGGTGTGATGGCCGGGGCGGGGATGTGGCGGCAGCTCGCCGCGATCGTCGCGCTCGACGGCGTGCTGCGCGTGATCGGCGTCGTCGCCGTGCTGGCGTTCACCGACGACCTCGTGGCGCTCGCCGTCGCCGTCATCCTGCCGTTCCCGCTCTCGCTGGCGATCGTGTTCGCCTCGGCCCCGAAGGCGCTCGTCGCCAACGCGCGGGTGAGCATCGGGCTCTCCACCCTGATCGCGAACACCGGCAGGACGATGCTGGCTGCGTCCGCGACCGCCGTGCTCATCAACGGCTTCCCGCTGGTGCTGTCGTTCTTCTCCGGACCGGACAACCACGCGGACCTCGGCTCGCTCGTCCTCGCCGTCACACTGACGAGGGCGCCCATCCTGGTGCCGCTGATGGCGCTGTCGAGCTTCCTGGTCAGCCAGTTCTCGCACCATCCGGAGCGCGCCACCCGCACCATGCTGACGATCATCGCCGGGATCGCCGCGGTGATCGTGGTGCTCTGCCTGGCCGCCTGGCTGTGGGGCGTGCCCGTGATGCAGTTCGTCTTCGGCGCGCAGTTCGACCTCGGCGCCGACGTGCTGGTGGCCCTGATCGCGTCCTCCGGGCTGATCGGCGCGCTCTGCGTGAGCGGCTCCGCCGTGCTCGCGAAGGGGCTGCACGGGGGATACGCGACCGGGTGGGTGGTGGCGTCGCTCGTCTCGCTCGCCGTGCTGTTCATCCCGCTGGATCTGCCGATCCGTGCGGCGCTGGCCCTCGCATCCGGACCGGCCGTCGGGCTCGTGGTGCACCTGGTGTGGCTGCGGGTCAGCTCTGGTCGTGCCGCGCCAGCCGAAGTCGCCAGCTCATCCCCTGCGAGGCCTTGACCCCGCAGATCACGAGGAGCAGCCAGCCGGCCTCCACCAGGATCGAGCTCTCGAAAACGCTGGTCACGAGCAGGGCGACCAGCACGAGGGGCGCCCAGGCGTAGACCACACTGCGCTTGTTGGATGCGAGCAGCCACGAGCGGCCGAACGCGAGCGCGACCAGGGCGACGAACAGCAGCAGCCCGATGATGCCAACCTGCAGGTAGACGTCGAGATAGGCGTTCAGGCCGTCCGAGTGGTAGACGCCCGTTGCCGCCTGGATGGCCGTGAACGGGTACAGCTCGGTCGGCCAGCTGCCCACCCAGCCCCAGCCGACGGTCTGCTCCACCGGGATGAGCTCCCAGATCTGGATCCACAGCTTGTAGCGCACCTGGAAATCGGCCCTGGCGTTCAGCAGGTCGATCACCCTGGTGCGGTAGATGTACGCGGAGACGAGGGCGGCGATGGTGAACACCGCGAGACCCCACTGGTAGTACGGCCGCTGGTGCGCAGGCACCTTGCGCAGGCCGAAGAGCGCGAGCGTCGCGAGGCCGACGACCACGGCGACCGCCGCGATGACGGGGGAGTGCGCGAACAGCAGACAGAGCACGGCCAGCGAGATGGAGACGGCGGCGAGCGGCGCCCGCACCGACCGCGTCCTCAGCTCGACGAGGAACGTCACGAACGCGATCAGCGCCACGATGCTCAGCGCGTTCCGCGACCCGAACAGGCCCTGGATCGGGCCGCCGAGCGCGATGTTGCCCTGGATGCCGAGGAACCGGATGGGCAGGTCCAGCAGGATGCCGCTCAGCACCTCCAGGGCGAGGGATGCGGTCA encodes the following:
- a CDS encoding DUF2142 domain-containing protein → MTQHDGDIRPARRPLTVFGIAFGLLFLLMASFSIATPPGASPDEPAHAIRANAAAHGELWGPESKTIPGTIDQTVSTYFAKLESHMPCFKRNVAVTASCVTPIQNPDAPTTGHTSTTVNTPVFYVLVGWPTAFLDGAKGLYAMRLVNALLCSALLALAFTALQSLPRSRWALGGLAVGVTPMVLFLSGTLNPNGIEVAASAAAFALLLLTFGTPAAGRWLVLRILGIVVVSLLLVNTRSIAMLWLALAFVIALLLGRRDVLRTVFRSWLTWVGIVLIGAVAVAATLFYLRPRSLTPGYAPVGAGSSWWQGFSNTIDNTFSFMVGWIAQFGWLEIPAPALSVAVWASIGGMVILLGATLGPRPVKIGALLLGLAIVFVPPFSQAAVIHDAGYIWQGRYTIAPAVLLAILAGIGLDRALPAADRRLTAVMRVSVVLLGIGQLAAFLWMLRRYVTGLQPNLTWIDMIRAPQWQPPGGWPTVAVVFAVATGLSVWFLIRALSRTCENIEPTAELPTGRSHQL
- a CDS encoding glycosyltransferase; this translates as MTIDIMMPFYGDPQLFRDAVHSVIAQTDDDWRLVVIDDVYPDTEPGEWVSALGDPRIHYLRNETNLGVSGNFTKSVQLVTSEHFVLMGCDDLLEPGYIARMRAAIAAHPAGAYFQPAVTVIGDDGRETLPLADRVKGWYRPTHSAPAELSGEALAVSLLRGNWTYFPSICWRTEAVRRHGFDPDFDVVLDLNLQIDIVLDGGSLVLLPDHEFRYRRHAGSVSSWTAQDGTRFDEERAFFLTKAAVLRRHGWRRAARVASAHWSSRLNAATKLPSALAKRDGAGLRALLRHVFLGWRS
- a CDS encoding exopolysaccharide production protein; amino-acid sequence: MAATRRTLVPVAVTEFLGSARFNSALSLVAVGVGFSTHAIRALIGWPGLIGALGVVVVLAALSFVAQRKLIEWHGLLPISILLFVGWCAVSIFWSTYQWATLAGVIYQLSFAFLAVYIALVRDAIQIVRVVGDVLRVLLTASLALEVLSGILLDLPIRFLGIQGNIALGGPIQGLFGSRNALSIVALIAFVTFLVELRTRSVRAPLAAVSISLAVLCLLFAHSPVIAAVAVVVGLATLALFGLRKVPAHQRPYYQWGLAVFTIAALVSAYIYRTRVIDLLNARADFQVRYKLWIQIWELIPVEQTVGWGWVGSWPTELYPFTAIQAATGVYHSDGLNAYLDVYLQVGIIGLLLFVALVALAFGRSWLLASNKRSVVYAWAPLVLVALLVTSVFESSILVEAGWLLLVICGVKASQGMSWRLRLARHDQS